GCTTCCAGCATGTACTTACCCGCATAAGCGTAAGAAGCACGGTATACATAACCTACCTGCCTGGTTTCACTGGATGAGCCCCCCGTACCCCATGTCTTCTGGTCGGCGCTACCCAGGTCAATTTCGTCGATATTCAGATCGTACCTGCCCCTGGAAGCAGAGAGCCGGTCATACTTCGTTTGACGGACTTCCATTACGGCGAGGCCGCTTACTGCATGCTTGCCGAAATCATGATGATAGTTCAGGAAAGCCTGCCAGGTGTACTCCTTCCACCGCTGGTTCTGTTCCAGCAGCGAGGGTTTTCCGGCGCTGACAACCGGCGTATATGCATAAGGGTTAGTAGTGGTATTGATGTTATAGGTAGTGGGCTGCGGTTCGTTCCAATTTTTCTCAAAATAAGTGGTAGGATCATAGCTGAACACGCCTTTAATGCTGAGCCCTTCCAGGAAGGGCAGCTCTTGTTCTACCGACAGCTGGCCCATGATCCTTGTTTCGTCGCTCGACCGGGAGCCGGTAGACAGCAGGTACAGCAGCGAAGGTTTGCCATTGTTGTTGGCAAGGAGCCCGTTGGAATATTTCAAAGCATTAATCGGCCACCATGCCTGGGCACTCGCAAACACATCCAGGCCGTTGGCGCCCGGCTGATGCACCAGGTTATTGAGGCCATTGATAGATAGTGCCACCGTGGTTGTTTTTGTTGGCCGGGATTCCAGGTTGGCCACCACATTGTAGCGCTTTACATTGGTAGAAGCCCATAAACCGCGCTGGTAAAGGTATCCCAGCCCAATGTAGTAGGTGGTATTTTCAGAACCGCCCGAAAGAGAAATGTTATGGCCCGTTAAAGGGGTATTGCGGTTACGGATAGCAGCCATGGCATCCGCGTTTGGATATTTGTCGTAATCCGCTCCCGGTGCATGTTCCACAGATTTCCTGAAGCCCTCCACCTGTTCATCGGAAAAAGTGGGCGCCTGGCCGGCATTCCTGTCGGCAATATTCCGCAGGGTAACATATTCATATGCATTCACCATTTTCACGGTAGTAGTAGGATTCTGGAAACCGGCATAGCCGCTGTAAGACAACGTAGGTTTGCCTGCACGGCCCTTTTTTGTGGTAACCAGTATTACACCGTTGGCGCCGGCCATGCCGTAAGGCGCTACAGCGGCAGCATCTTTCAGTACGGTAATGGATGCGATGGTACTGGGATCCAACCGTGTAAAATCCCTCGGCACGCCGTCGACAACGATGAGCGGCGCGCTATTCCCGTTAGTGGCGATACCCCTGATATGTATCTCAGATCCGTCCTTACCGGGCTCGCCGCTATTCTGTGCGGCAATGATACCTGGCAAGCGGCCGTTGAGCGTATTGCTGATATTGGGTACGGGCAGGTCGCGGATTTTGTCTGATTTCAGCGTTGAAATAGCAGCGGTGCTGGAACTTTTCTGCTGGGTGCCATATCCTACAACAACTACCTCGTTAAGTTTTGCAAGATCTGCTTTCAGCAGCACATTTTCCCCGCCAATATCGCCAGCCTTCACCTGGTAAGGAATAAACCCGGTATAGGAAAAGCGAAGCAACGCTTCCCGTTCCGGCACCTTCAGCTCAAAGCGGCCATCCGTACCGGTTACCGTACCCCTGCTAGTACCAACAACAGCGATATTAACACCTACCAGCGGGCTCCTGTTTTCGTCAGACAGTACCCGGCCACTCACCATAATTTCCTGCTGCACAGGCCTCTGAGTCTGAGCGCCGCCGGGCACTTTATCTACCACGATGTAAGAGCTGTCAGGGAAGCGTCGTACTTCCAGCCCGTGCTGTTGCATTAGCACGTCCAGCTTTTTGTCGAATAAACTTCGCTCCGTTCTATAGCTGTGTAACAGCTGTTTCGCGTCTGCTTCATTTACCTGCATGGCCGAAAGCTTATCGGCATTGTAATTGAACTTCAGTTTAAAACGCTTTTCCAGCTCCGACAAAATCCAGGCAACGCTGACGCCTGTACGTTTCTGTTGCTCGCCGTGCAGGCGGGCGCCGGATGAAGTGTAATCCTGGGCCTGTAAACCGGATGGCCCCATGAGAAAAATTAAAAGGCATACGTGGAAGAGGGACAGACAATAGCTTCCCTTGCCTCCGCTCCTGATGAAGCGGGAGGAAAATAAACGGTTACTTACCATAACGATTAGATTAGATTAGTCTCCTGGTTGAATAAAGTTTAAAACTGCTTTCCTGCTTTTAGTATTAAGCTATCATTTTTGGTTGTTATATTCAGATCATAAATCAGTCTCAGTTTTTCTATCAGCCCGCTGATATCGCTGGTAGCCGCGTGGCCGTTGTACCGATGCTGCAGCAGTGCAGTATCCTCTACTGCTATTTTATATCCGTAATAAGTGTGCAGGATATCCATGATTTCCTTCAACGGCGTGCTATTGAATGCCCATTCCCTTTCTTTCCATTGCGTAAGGGCGTCTGCCGTCAGCGTCAGCTTTACAGGCTTTGCCCCACCAGGCGCATAAGCATATACGTCCTGCGGAAGAAGATCAATATGTCCGTTTTGCCCGTAATGGAACCTTACCCGTCCGTTCGACAACGCCACCGTTATAGTATCGCTGCGGTTGTTGATAAGGAAAGCCGTTCCCAGCACCTCTATTTTTTCCCTGCCGGCCAATACCGTGAAAGGCGTTCCGCGGTGCGAATGCTGCACCTCAAAATACACTTCTCCGTTTGACTGCAGCACCCGGTGCCGGGTGAAGTCCGAGGAGTCATACGATATAGAAGAATGGGCGGTAAGCAATGCGGTGCTGCCATCGGGCAGCAGGTGCGAAGTGATTTTTCCTGCGCCCGCCTGCACCAGCAGGTAAGTTTTTACGGGGGGCTGCCGGAACAGTCCCGATAACAGCAGCAATACCAGCAAACAGGCCGCGGCCGCGCCGACACTCCATAATTTCAGGATCTTCACTGTACGCTGACTGCGCCGGCGGCGGGCGATACTGTCCCATACACGGTTCACCTGCTCCTGTTCCGGGAAATGAGGCTGCACCTTCATGAAAAGTACCAGGTGACGGGCTTTCTCAAACGTTTCCCGTTGCCCGGGATACACGCTGCAGTAAGCATCCCAGAATTCAGCTGTGCTATCACCAGGCCTGCGCATGGAGGCGATGAAAAAATCATCCGCCAGAAAATCTGTTATCCCGAAATCCTTGTAATCCGACAATGCCCGGTTCATATTGTCTTTTAACAGCTAGACCCAATAATGGAGATAAATTATCCCTCCCTTGCCCCCGCAATGACAACATTTAGTCAACCTTCAATAAATCAGCGATTAATTAGATAAATATCAACAAACAATTATTTCCCCATTCCCTGCAACAATACCAGCAACACTGCTACCGGCAGTTTATCAAGCTTTGCCCGCAGACCGTCCATTGCCTTGTAAAACAACTTGTATACGGAGGAGGGCTCAATTTTCATAACGGCGGCTATTTCCGTATTGGACAATTCGTGAAAAAATTTCAGATAGATGATTTCCTTTTGCCTGGGAGGAAGCCCGGCAATGGCCTGGTTTACTTGGGTGAAAGCTTCCCTGTGCGATATTACCGCATCTGCGGCTTCCGTATACAGGAATGAAAGTTCGAAATGTTGTGCGTCCAGATCCTGCACCAGCATACGGCTGTTACGCCGTAGCTGCTTTAACGAGAAATTCCGGAATGCCGTCAACAGATAAGCCCTCACAGACACAGGCACCTGCAGCCGCCTGTTGCGCTGGGAAAGATGGATAAAGAAATCATGCACCGCATCTTCCACATTCAGCTGTTCCCTGAACAGTTTAACGCCATAATCATAGAGCAGGGGCATATAACGACGGTAAAGCTCTTCAAAGTGGAGATTGCTACCTTTTATAAAGTGGCGCCATACCTCAACATCATCCGCTGTTCTTAATACTGGTTCCAAAAAAGAGATTCTAATTTGTAGATAAACGAAATGTAATCAGTCCCTGGTTTGCTATACCGGCAATGGCTGTAAAATAGATAATTTAATTGCAAATTAACGGCAAAAATGCGTCCCGCAGGGAAGAAATTGCACAAACATATGTCTATGTTTCCCTGCTAATAATTTCTATTTAACCTATCATTTAAATTGGGTCAACGACAATATATTTTGATCCGGATCCTTGAACCATGCAACCCTCATTCCATACGGAGCCGGCCACACGCCTTTCTCATCCTGTCCCAATCCCGGGAAATGTTCAAACACGACACCCCTAACCCCTGTAAACCGATTGTTGTCAATGACCTTGATAATTATAGTTTCCTTAGAAGAGGTTTCAGGGACGTAGCCCCAATTTATTTACACCATGAAAATGAAAGTGCCATGAATGAAAAGGTGTATGAATATCATAAGAACGATTTAAGGAGCCGGGGTGTTGGGGATGATCTCAACGATGCCTTAAAAATAATGCTGGAAAAAGGGCAGAAACAAAGTACACTTTATCATACCAAAAAATTTGGTGAAGATTTATGTGTATCGTCTTTCCATTATAATAAGTCTAATAGGCCCGATAGTGATTGGGTATTCCTCAATCGGATTGAGCTTGGCTAAACCCAAAGTTGGTGAGATTCAAAAACAAGCATTTGAAATCGATAAAGATTCAGCCCGGTTCACTATAAAAAATCTTTACAACGCAATGCAGGGTCGTTCGTTTCTGGTCAATAAGTATACAAACGAATGGGCCTACCAGGATTTTAAGCAAATTGATAAACACGGTAATCCCCCGTTGGTTACCGTTAAAGGATACGATGTTCAAACTGTGACCGGCAGATATGACATCGACCAGCTCAAAAATCCGGAGGATGCACAGAGTCTACATGCCTCGTTGGAACGCGGGAATCGCCAGATAGTTAGTGTAAATGAAAACCGGTTTTTCATTTCGGCTCTTCCTCAGCACGATACGATGCGAGTATATAAGGAAAATCTGCAACAGACGACTGTAGAGGCGTTGAAAGAGGCTGCACAACAAAAATACAATAATGATCAGGCACCCGATCAGAGTGTAGCGAAAGACGATAAGGCGCTTAAAAATAATAGAGGACAATCTGTTCCCTGATTTTAAAAATGCTTTGTGACATTGAATCTGTGACTTATGGAAAAAGCAAGAGAAAGGCTTACCGCCGTTTTTGAAGCGGTAAAAAACGATAACCGGATAGGGTCTACTCATCTTAGTTTATACCTGGCTTTATTTCAGCTATGGAATCAAAATGATTTTGAAGATCCTATTTCCATACATCGTCCGGAAATATTGGAACTGGCTAAGATAAGCCGATCTACCTATCATCGGTGTATGCGCGATTTAAATGATCAGGGATATGTGAAATACATCGCTTCTTATCATCCGATATTAGGCAGCATTGTTTATATGGCGGATTTTGAGACTTCTCACGGACAGGGCTTCAATTATCTGTAGTATTTATGGTATTGCAAGCCTGAAAAGGAAACAGATTGGTAGGAGTACCGCTGTCAGCGATAGGGTTTGCAGATGGGGATAATTCCATGAATGATAAGGCCCGCCTAGCGGGCTTTATCTTATTAGAAAAATGTGTTGCTATGATTAAGTGTGATGAAAATGTGGTAATGCGGGCTATAGCACTTTGTTTCAAGCCGTTTCTCAAACCGGAAGAGGCGCTTATTTACTGTGACCTCGGTCGTACGCAGTTTGCCAAGAGGTGCGAGGAGTTTGGAGTTTACAAAAATGCAAGCGGCTATTTCGAGCGAGAGCAGTTGAACAAAATGATGTCAGGGGAGCTATCGCCCTATATATAGCCGCTGCTGGTGGTTTAAAGTTGAAAAAAATACGGTAGCAACTCCGGGCTGGGTAAATTTCCGATTATTGCCGACTGGTCTTTCGGACGGTGACGTTTGTAGGTTTTTTTTACCTGGTCAGTCGTTGTATGCCCCAAGAGATAGGCTACTGTAGCATCATCAACCAGTTTATCCTGAAGCAGGATGGAAAAACTTAACCTTGCACAAGACCAGGTAATATGCTTGTTAATCCCTGCTGCTTTAACCCATTGCAGGAGTATCTTATTTGCGCCATCGGCACTTGGGAGGCTAAATACCAGAGTGTTCTCATTGTGCTGTAAGCCGAGTAGCTTTTTCCTCTTTTCCAGCATTGCGCGAGCAATAGGGGGTAAGGTCAGGGTGACGGGTTGCCCAGTCTTAGCCTGGATTATTCTGGTAACCAAAGTAGCACCCCTTATCTGCTCCCAGGAAAGTGTTTTTACATCGCACCAACGAAGTCCTGTGTAACAGGAAAGTATAAACGCTTCTTGTACCTCCTGATTAAGACAAGGAGTTGCCAGAAGCTGTAAGTATTCTTCCACTTCCAGGAGTTCTTTCAGCTGAGAGCTGGGATTTGATTTTGCAGCAACGTCTTCAGATGGACTTTTAATATAGTATCCATCGTTGGTAGCTGCATCGAGTACTCATTTGAAGCGGGTATAATAGTCGCCGGGTGTCTCTCCGGTATATTTATCTAATAAGTACCGCCGAAATTCTTTGCATAAGTTCTCTCTAACCTCGATGGGAGAAATAAAATCTTTTTTCAGAAACTGCTTAAACTGTGTAAAGCTATTGGACAAATGCCTGTTCCCGTCTCGTTTGTTTCGCTCTACATAATCTTCATAATAATCCAGGAAGTTCGGTTTGAATTTATGGGGTGGGATATATGCTGATCCGATAGACTGTTGCTCAATAGTCTTTTCACTTTTCTTTACATCTATTAAGGCGCGGGCCTGTTTGTTATGGATTCTTTCCTCCCGGCTTTTAGGATGGGTATAGATATAAATTCCGGTACTGGGTCTCGGTCCTTTTTTTCGCCCGTAGTCATAGTAGAAAGTGATCTTATCGCCTTTCTTGCTCAATCTCTCCAGTATATTCATACAGCACAATTTTCACGAGTGAAACAAACAGCGATCAATCTATATGCCTTGCCAGTCATGACATGTACGGTATCTACACATGCGAGGAAAAGCGGTAAAAAACCGTTAAAAACGACACTTGACTAAATGAAAAAAGGCTTGTAAGTCAATTACTTACAAGCCTCTTGTGTGCCCAGAACTGGATTCTCAACATTCTGGTTTACAATATGTTGCAAGAAAATTGTGTCAAATTTGTGTCAAATCAAATAGTCTTTTCTTTCGGCGCTTTCTCACGATTCCATCTTCCTCCCTATCATTGTAAAAATATGAAAAGTTTCCTAACTACTAAAAATCAATTCTAAAACATTAACACTAAATTAGCTAGAGGAAAAAAGCTATTCCAGCTCGCCTTACTGTTATGGCTGCAGATGGTTTGTATAACGTGATTTGACAGCCCCTCTGTTGCCTTCCGATTACTGATTACTAAGGTCGTATAATAGAAATAGCCAGGATAGCTTATAATTATATAAATCCTTCCCAATATTATATAATCTCCTTAGATTGGAATAACCCTATCTTTGGAATTGGATAGGTATTTGTTATTAGATAGAATATCGATACTTTTGTATCAGGTTACATGAAAAGAAAAAGAACCATACAATTAAAAGCAGCTTTCTTACTGTTGGTATTTATCTTAAATACTATGGTAGGGTTTGCCTGTGCTGTGGGTACGGAATTTAATCATAATCATAATGAATCCATAAAGCACCATCATCATAATGAAGTGTCCGATAAAAAAGGAACCCATGATGATGATGACTGCTGCAATAAGAACGTGGTTAAATTTTCTCAATTAGATAAGCTCCTTATCCAGTCTGTAGAAACAGGAATTCAACTCCCCGTTACATTCGTATTCCTACATACCTTTTATTTATCTTATTCTTCTCCCTTTGCAATAGTCAACCAGCAATTTCGGGTAATTCGACACTACACTCCAAAAACTCCGGACATACGTGTGTCCATTCGGTCCTTCCAAATTTGATTTTTTGTAAATAGCAATTAAAAATTGCCTCCATTACTTATGCAATTCCTTTCAGGTATTGAAAACATAAGTTATTTCTATTTGTTTAAACACTAAATCAATTAAAATGAAAAAGCTACTTTTTTCAGCAATAATCATTGCTGGTCTTACCTTTTCTGTAGAAATGGGTTATAGCAAAGCTGTTAATAATGTAACAGTCATTGATAACACTCGTCAATCACCTTTATCACAATTGCTTAACCTGTATTATGATGTTAAAAATGCTTTGGTGAACAGCGATGCCAATACAGCAGCCGCCAAAGCGAGTGAATTTGTAAAGGCAATTAATGGCATTGATATGAAAGCCCTTTCATCAGCGGATATGAACGCTTTTATGCCTTTACAAGAAAAACTGGTCTTTGATGCAAAACATATTTCAGAAACGAAGGAAATCGACCACCAAAGAGAACATTTCAAATCACTTTCCGATAACTTCTATAAACTTGCCAAAGCTGCAAAATTATCGGACAACCCGGTTTACCAGGAATATTGCCCAATGAAGAAAGCATATTGGTTAAGTAGTGAATCTGCTATTAAAAACCCGTATTTCGGTAAACAGATGCTAAACTGTGGTAAGGTAACTGAAACTCTGAAGTATTGAATATTTCTCTTAAAAACAAATCATTTTATATGAAAAATACAACCATTGTAATAGCAATAGCTTTAGTTGCAATTTCATTTGCGGCCTGCAATAGTGGCAATAAGCCACCGAACAATAACAGTGATACAACACAAGGAACGGGTCAGGCAAATACTGCCGCAGTATCAACACCCGCCCCTGATGCAAAGGCAACTCCTTCCATAAAAGGAATTGTTGCCGGATACCTTAGTATGAAAAATGCCTTAGCTAATGATAATGGTGATGCCGCCGCAGTAGCAGGCAATTCAATGGTGGAGGCATTTCAAAAATTCAATAAATCTGCATTAACCACTGAACAAAAAAAGGCGTATGAAGATGTAGAAGATGACGCCAGGGAACATGCTGAGCATATTGGCAAAAATGCCAGTAACATTCCGCACCAACGGGAACATTTTGATATGCTAAGTAAAGATCTATATGAACTAGTTAAAACATTTGGTGCAGGACAGCCATTATACCAGGATTTTTGCCCTATGTATAACGATGGAAAGGGTGCAACATGGCTTAGTGAAACTAAGGAAATCAAGAATCCATATTTAGGAAAAAAAATGACAACGTGTGGTAGGCTAAAGGAAGAACTTAAATAAACGTCCAACATGAGCCGCATTAAAAAAGTATTGATAGGGGTACTTATTGCATTTATCGCTATTCAATTTATACAGCCTGCCCGTAACCAAAACGGGCAGGCATTACCAACAGATATTTTGAAAACTTATACGGTTCCTGATAGCGTGAGGGATATTTTGACGACCGCTTGCTATGACTGCCATAGCAATAATACCAACTATCCATGGTACGTAAACATACAACCAGTTGGATGGATGTTGGCCAGACATATAAAAAATGGCAAAGAAAATCTCAACTTCAGCGAGTTTGGTGCTTATTCTTTAAGAAGGCAGATGAGTAAGCTACGGTCAATACAGAACAGTATTAAGGACGGCATTATGCCTATATCATCTTATACTCTCATTCACAAAAATGCGCGACTAACAGACAATGATAAATCGTTAATTATAGATTGGGCAAATAAAACAAGGGACAGTCTCGCATCCAAAAATTAAAATAATATTTAATCGCATTGGCAAAGTAATAGTTCGCATTCTGAAAGCTATTTTCGTCAGGAAGAAAAAATGTTGCCAATAGAAAAATATAAAAATGAAAAACATAATAGTAACAACCTTATTGTTTTTTGCATGGTCGTTTGGCTGGGCACAACAGGACAGTAGAAAACAGGTGCAACCCACAATATATACTTGTGTTATGCACCCAGAGGTGCGAATGAACAAGCCCGGCAACTGTCCAAAATGCGGAATGAAATTGGTGAAAGAAAAATCAAAAACTATTGTAGCACCAACAATTATCGATCATAAGATGCAAATGCCCATGAAAGACACCTCTAAAAAGATGGGGCAAATGCAAATGGACGATATGGATATGCCAAAAGAAAAATCAGATCCCATAAAAACGATTGTCAACAATACACCCCCGCATACTGTTCGCTATGATTTATATATAAGAGATACCATTGTAACGTTCGGAAAAAAGGCAAAACGAGCCATTGCGGTAAATGGACAAATTCCCATGCCCACACTTACTTTTACCGAAGGAGATACAGCGGAGATTTGGGTACACAATGAATTAGACGAAGAAACTTCATTGCATTGGCATGGCCTCTTTTTGCCTAATCAATACGATGGCGTACCTAATCTTACTCAAATGCCTATAAAAGCCCATACAACCCATTTATATAAATTTCCCATTATCCAACATGGTACGCATTGGTACCATAGCCATACAGAATTGCAGGAACAAATAGGTATGTATGGTGCTTTTATAATGAATAAAAGGAAAGAATGGGACATACCTACCATTGCTGTTGTGTTAAGCGATTGGACAGATATGAAGCCCAGACAGGTTAATCGCAACCTGCATAATGCCACCGATTGGTTTGCCATTAAAAAAGGGACTACACAGAGCTATGCAGAGGCTATAAAAACAGGGCATTTCAAAACTAAGGTTACCAATGAATGGAAGCGTATGACGGCTATGGATGTAAGCGATGTGTATTATGACAAATTTTTGATAAACGGAAAAAATCAAAATGAGCAACCTCAATTTAAAGCGGGAGACAAAGTAAGGTTACGTATAGCCAATGGTGGCGCATCTTCTTATTTTTGGCTCACCTATTCAGGTGGTAAAATAACGGTAGTTGCTACCGATGGTAACGATGTAGAACCTGTAGAAGTTGACAGACTGATTATAGCCGTTTCAGAAACTTACGATGTTGTTGTAACTATTCCGGAAAATAAGAGTTATGAATTTTTGGCTACCCCTGAAGATCGTACTAAGTCAGCCTCTTTATGGTTAGGTAGCGGAGAAAAAGTGTCTGCAACCAGGTTGCCAAAGCTGAAATATTTTGCCGGCATGAAAATGATGAACGACATGATGGACATGAAGGGAAATATGATAGAAATGGAAGGTATGGAAATGCGCAATCAGACCATGGATATGAACACCGTAATGTACCCGGAAATAACAGGCCCTGAGAATCCAATAGATACTATTAAAAAGGGCAATAATCCGGAGATGAAGATGGACACCAGCAGGAAAATAGGTGACAGCAAACAAATGCAGATGAATCAAGGCAACAAGAGTATGCCAGGAATGGATATGGCTAATAATAATACAGATATTGTAACGCTTAACTATGGTATGTTGCGTTCACCTGAAAAAACAACTTTGCCAGCCGGTCC
The genomic region above belongs to Chitinophaga sp. 180180018-3 and contains:
- a CDS encoding TonB-dependent receptor, with product MVSNRLFSSRFIRSGGKGSYCLSLFHVCLLIFLMGPSGLQAQDYTSSGARLHGEQQKRTGVSVAWILSELEKRFKLKFNYNADKLSAMQVNEADAKQLLHSYRTERSLFDKKLDVLMQQHGLEVRRFPDSSYIVVDKVPGGAQTQRPVQQEIMVSGRVLSDENRSPLVGVNIAVVGTSRGTVTGTDGRFELKVPEREALLRFSYTGFIPYQVKAGDIGGENVLLKADLAKLNEVVVVGYGTQQKSSSTAAISTLKSDKIRDLPVPNISNTLNGRLPGIIAAQNSGEPGKDGSEIHIRGIATNGNSAPLIVVDGVPRDFTRLDPSTIASITVLKDAAAVAPYGMAGANGVILVTTKKGRAGKPTLSYSGYAGFQNPTTTVKMVNAYEYVTLRNIADRNAGQAPTFSDEQVEGFRKSVEHAPGADYDKYPNADAMAAIRNRNTPLTGHNISLSGGSENTTYYIGLGYLYQRGLWASTNVKRYNVVANLESRPTKTTTVALSINGLNNLVHQPGANGLDVFASAQAWWPINALKYSNGLLANNNGKPSLLYLLSTGSRSSDETRIMGQLSVEQELPFLEGLSIKGVFSYDPTTYFEKNWNEPQPTTYNINTTTNPYAYTPVVSAGKPSLLEQNQRWKEYTWQAFLNYHHDFGKHAVSGLAVMEVRQTKYDRLSASRGRYDLNIDEIDLGSADQKTWGTGGSSSETRQVGYVYRASYAYAGKYMLEASGRYDGHYYFAPGRQYGFFPAFSAGWRLSEEPFIKDRFSWIDNLKLRGSWGQSGNLAGGPFQYSSAMGVYGNAYVFKGEVLQGARERLEPNPFITWERAAKADVGVELTLWQGLLGLEADVFHEKRNNMLVSPASVVPAEYGIGIAQVNAGIMSNHGIDLSLSSEHRFHNGLRAGVTVNFTYAQNKLIQTFENPVTMNNPNRSRTGRPLNSQFGLKAVGLYQESDFGSDGKLKAGIPTPTFGAVAPGDIRYEDVNGDNRIDASDETYIGRPVLPQIIYAFSPSLSFRGFDMNLLFQGAAQTDVQIQKELVWPFFVGASATKKSLDYWTPENTGARYPRLFGQGGNSNNQQSSSWWYWSAAYLRLKSAEIGYTLPAAVSRRCGFESLRCYVAGQNLLTWSPIKDFIDPEMGESGKADRNTRGWYYPHQQVFSVGVNVVFKN
- a CDS encoding FecR family protein encodes the protein MNRALSDYKDFGITDFLADDFFIASMRRPGDSTAEFWDAYCSVYPGQRETFEKARHLVLFMKVQPHFPEQEQVNRVWDSIARRRRSQRTVKILKLWSVGAAAACLLVLLLLSGLFRQPPVKTYLLVQAGAGKITSHLLPDGSTALLTAHSSISYDSSDFTRHRVLQSNGEVYFEVQHSHRGTPFTVLAGREKIEVLGTAFLINNRSDTITVALSNGRVRFHYGQNGHIDLLPQDVYAYAPGGAKPVKLTLTADALTQWKEREWAFNSTPLKEIMDILHTYYGYKIAVEDTALLQHRYNGHAATSDISGLIEKLRLIYDLNITTKNDSLILKAGKQF
- a CDS encoding sigma-70 family RNA polymerase sigma factor, which translates into the protein MEPVLRTADDVEVWRHFIKGSNLHFEELYRRYMPLLYDYGVKLFREQLNVEDAVHDFFIHLSQRNRRLQVPVSVRAYLLTAFRNFSLKQLRRNSRMLVQDLDAQHFELSFLYTEAADAVISHREAFTQVNQAIAGLPPRQKEIIYLKFFHELSNTEIAAVMKIEPSSVYKLFYKAMDGLRAKLDKLPVAVLLVLLQGMGK
- a CDS encoding site-specific integrase yields the protein MEEYLQLLATPCLNQEVQEAFILSCYTGLRWCDVKTLSWEQIRGATLVTRIIQAKTGQPVTLTLPPIARAMLEKRKKLLGLQHNENTLVFSLPSADGANKILLQWVKAAGINKHITWSCARLSFSILLQDKLVDDATVAYLLGHTTTDQVKKTYKRHRPKDQSAIIGNLPSPELLPYFFQL
- a CDS encoding phage integrase SAM-like domain-containing protein, which gives rise to MNILERLSKKGDKITFYYDYGRKKGPRPSTGIYIYTHPKSREERIHNKQARALIDVKKSEKTIEQQSIGSAYIPPHKFKPNFLDYYEDYVERNKRDGNRHLSNSFTQFKQFLKKDFISPIEVRENLCKEFRRYLLDKYTGETPGDYYTRFK
- a CDS encoding DUF3347 domain-containing protein produces the protein MKKLLFSAIIIAGLTFSVEMGYSKAVNNVTVIDNTRQSPLSQLLNLYYDVKNALVNSDANTAAAKASEFVKAINGIDMKALSSADMNAFMPLQEKLVFDAKHISETKEIDHQREHFKSLSDNFYKLAKAAKLSDNPVYQEYCPMKKAYWLSSESAIKNPYFGKQMLNCGKVTETLKY
- a CDS encoding DUF3347 domain-containing protein — protein: MKNTTIVIAIALVAISFAACNSGNKPPNNNSDTTQGTGQANTAAVSTPAPDAKATPSIKGIVAGYLSMKNALANDNGDAAAVAGNSMVEAFQKFNKSALTTEQKKAYEDVEDDAREHAEHIGKNASNIPHQREHFDMLSKDLYELVKTFGAGQPLYQDFCPMYNDGKGATWLSETKEIKNPYLGKKMTTCGRLKEELK
- a CDS encoding heme-binding domain-containing protein, which gives rise to MSRIKKVLIGVLIAFIAIQFIQPARNQNGQALPTDILKTYTVPDSVRDILTTACYDCHSNNTNYPWYVNIQPVGWMLARHIKNGKENLNFSEFGAYSLRRQMSKLRSIQNSIKDGIMPISSYTLIHKNARLTDNDKSLIIDWANKTRDSLASKN
- a CDS encoding multicopper oxidase domain-containing protein, translating into MKNIIVTTLLFFAWSFGWAQQDSRKQVQPTIYTCVMHPEVRMNKPGNCPKCGMKLVKEKSKTIVAPTIIDHKMQMPMKDTSKKMGQMQMDDMDMPKEKSDPIKTIVNNTPPHTVRYDLYIRDTIVTFGKKAKRAIAVNGQIPMPTLTFTEGDTAEIWVHNELDEETSLHWHGLFLPNQYDGVPNLTQMPIKAHTTHLYKFPIIQHGTHWYHSHTELQEQIGMYGAFIMNKRKEWDIPTIAVVLSDWTDMKPRQVNRNLHNATDWFAIKKGTTQSYAEAIKTGHFKTKVTNEWKRMTAMDVSDVYYDKFLINGKNQNEQPQFKAGDKVRLRIANGGASSYFWLTYSGGKITVVATDGNDVEPVEVDRLIIAVSETYDVVVTIPENKSYEFLATPEDRTKSASLWLGSGEKVSATRLPKLKYFAGMKMMNDMMDMKGNMIEMEGMEMRNQTMDMNTVMYPEITGPENPIDTIKKGNNPEMKMDTSRKIGDSKQMQMNQGNKSMPGMDMANNNTDIVTLNYGMLRSPEKTTLPAGPLRVLKFDLTGNMNRYVWTLDNKTVSESDKILIKKGENLRIILFNNSMMRHPMHLHGHDFRVLNGEGEYAPMKNVIDIMPMERDTIEFAATESGDWFFHCHILYHMMSGMGRVFSYENSPPNPEIPNPKLAQRKLFWDDRMPHTMARVGLESNGSDGELMFGNTRYRLQTEWRVGLNMHHGYESESHFGRYFGRMQWLFPYIGWDFRKRILDNPFEKNMFGQLLGPRKNLFGQTNTKNFRQVIHAGVEYTLPMLIIADASIDSEGKLRFQLKREDIGITKRLRFNFMANTDKEYMFGFRYIVTKYFNLSTHFDSDMGLGAGITLSY